A single region of the Azospirillum fermentarium genome encodes:
- a CDS encoding cyclic peptide export ABC transporter has protein sequence MEFLHLLRSEAVPNLRRILMMATVAGLSNALVLALINAAANLDKDERGSITTLGLLFIIVVGTYTVAQRFVMSSTAREVERIIHRIRCRLIREIRNCELDGMERIGRTSIFNGLSKEIQTIAQSGNMLGMLFQNGVLLVFATLYLILVSLPAFVLTLVFTAGATSLYLARMARINTAIHEATQAEYRLHDLLGGILDGFKEIKLNDRRSAESAADVIQASLNAADERTKAQSEFGRTFVFTQNVFFLLLGTVVFLVPMLSDTPSDSLVKATSAVLFLFGPLAAVVSSIPILASANAAAGAIAELETLLRKTAENGRKVGRSTDAAAEPPAFQEIELRDVTFCFDDGQRERPFQVGPINLTLKPGETVFISGGNGAGKSTFMRLLTSLYWPQGGMILLDGQLLEHHAVHKYRALFSTVFSDYHLFKRLYGIDEEARARAEALIAEFELSDKTSLTGNELSTVDLSAGQRKRLALIVAMMERRPICVLDEWAADQDPYFRRKFYEDVIPKMKAAGTTVICVTHDDRYFGLADRRIHLEEGRIVMDSRETPDA, from the coding sequence ATGGAATTCCTACACCTGCTCCGAAGCGAGGCGGTGCCCAACCTGCGGCGCATCCTCATGATGGCGACGGTCGCCGGGCTCAGCAACGCCCTGGTGCTGGCGCTGATCAACGCCGCGGCCAACCTCGACAAGGATGAGCGGGGCAGCATCACCACCCTGGGCCTGCTGTTCATCATCGTGGTCGGCACCTACACGGTGGCGCAGCGCTTCGTCATGTCCTCCACCGCGCGGGAGGTGGAGCGGATCATCCACCGCATCCGCTGCCGGCTGATCCGGGAAATCCGCAACTGCGAGCTGGATGGGATGGAGCGGATCGGCCGCACCAGCATCTTCAACGGCCTCAGCAAGGAAATCCAGACCATCGCCCAGTCGGGCAACATGCTGGGCATGCTGTTCCAGAACGGCGTGCTGCTGGTGTTCGCCACGCTGTACCTCATCCTGGTGTCGCTGCCGGCCTTCGTCCTGACGCTGGTCTTCACCGCCGGGGCCACCTCGCTCTATCTGGCGCGCATGGCGCGCATCAACACGGCGATCCACGAGGCGACGCAGGCGGAATACCGGCTGCACGACCTGCTGGGCGGTATCCTGGACGGGTTCAAGGAAATCAAGCTGAACGACCGCCGCAGCGCCGAATCGGCCGCCGACGTGATCCAGGCGTCGCTGAACGCCGCCGACGAACGGACCAAGGCGCAATCGGAATTCGGGCGGACGTTCGTGTTCACGCAGAACGTCTTCTTCCTGCTGCTGGGCACGGTGGTGTTCCTGGTGCCCATGCTGAGCGACACCCCCAGCGACAGCCTGGTGAAGGCGACGTCGGCGGTTCTGTTCCTGTTCGGGCCGCTGGCCGCGGTGGTGTCGTCGATTCCCATCCTGGCCAGCGCCAACGCCGCCGCGGGCGCCATCGCCGAGCTTGAAACGCTGCTGCGCAAGACGGCGGAGAACGGGCGGAAGGTGGGGCGGAGCACGGACGCGGCGGCGGAACCGCCCGCGTTCCAGGAAATCGAGCTGCGCGACGTGACCTTCTGCTTCGACGACGGGCAGCGCGAACGCCCGTTCCAGGTCGGTCCCATCAACCTGACCCTGAAGCCCGGCGAGACCGTGTTCATTTCCGGCGGCAACGGGGCGGGCAAATCCACCTTCATGCGCCTGCTGACCTCGCTCTACTGGCCGCAGGGGGGGATGATCCTGCTGGACGGGCAGCTCCTGGAACACCACGCGGTGCATAAATACCGCGCTCTGTTTTCCACCGTGTTCAGCGACTATCACCTGTTCAAGCGGCTCTACGGCATCGACGAGGAGGCCCGCGCCCGGGCGGAGGCGCTGATCGCGGAATTCGAGCTGTCGGACAAGACCTCCCTGACCGGCAACGAGCTGTCCACCGTCGATCTGTCGGCGGGCCAGCGCAAGCGGCTGGCGCTGATCGTCGCCATGATGGAACGGCGCCCCATCTGCGTTCTCGACGAATGGGCCGCCGACCAGGATCCGTATTTCCGGCGCAAGTTCTATGAGGACGTGATCCCGAAGATGAAGGCTGCCGGTACGACGGTCATCTGCGTCACCCATGACGACCGCTATTTCGGTCTGGCCGACCGCCGCATCCATCTGGAAGAGGGCCGCATTGTGATGGACAGCAGGGAGACGCCGGATGCTTAG
- a CDS encoding prohibitin family protein produces the protein MLRFFRRIRRAIVGFMADHAPETVIVVFIIAFVLVVFRHEMFISIGPGHYGVLWRRFGGGTDTSHLYGEGMHLIFPFNKMYIFNGQVQMEEEDLDVLSSDGLKMQVNVVYRFSLNPDHIGALAKYVGPDYKKKLVAPQVASLARNIFSNNTPEEIFSARRQDIEDSLTDDVQGRLDSMFQPAWHNGPPLSFVKVWDVLIRGITLPPAVAAAVERKNEAKQNNEAYDYRLLSEAKEAQRKLIEAEGIDKFQQKVSPSLTDSYLQWQGIQATRALAESHNSKIVVIGGGKNGMPVILGGLDDAKTATSSDKTPADKTPAEKTPSDKAPADKASSDSQAKPSTNSTDGAAKSTPDADGTAKP, from the coding sequence ATGCTTAGGTTCTTCAGACGCATCCGGCGGGCCATCGTCGGTTTCATGGCCGACCACGCGCCCGAAACGGTGATCGTGGTCTTCATCATCGCCTTCGTGCTGGTGGTGTTCCGGCACGAGATGTTCATCTCCATCGGTCCCGGCCATTACGGCGTGCTGTGGCGCCGCTTCGGCGGCGGCACCGACACGTCCCATCTGTACGGCGAAGGGATGCACCTGATCTTCCCCTTCAACAAGATGTACATCTTCAACGGCCAGGTGCAGATGGAGGAGGAGGATCTCGATGTCCTGTCCTCCGACGGGTTGAAGATGCAGGTCAACGTGGTGTACCGCTTCAGCCTGAACCCCGACCACATCGGGGCGCTCGCCAAATACGTCGGCCCGGACTACAAGAAGAAGCTGGTCGCACCCCAGGTGGCGTCGCTGGCCCGCAACATCTTCTCCAACAACACGCCCGAGGAAATCTTCTCGGCCCGCCGTCAGGACATCGAGGATTCGCTGACCGACGATGTGCAGGGGCGGCTCGATTCCATGTTCCAGCCGGCCTGGCACAACGGGCCGCCGCTGTCCTTCGTCAAGGTGTGGGACGTGCTGATCCGCGGCATCACCCTGCCGCCGGCGGTCGCCGCCGCGGTCGAGCGCAAGAACGAAGCCAAGCAGAACAACGAGGCGTACGATTACCGCCTGCTGAGCGAGGCCAAGGAGGCCCAGCGCAAGCTGATCGAGGCCGAGGGCATCGACAAGTTCCAGCAAAAGGTTTCCCCCAGCCTGACCGACAGCTATCTGCAATGGCAGGGGATCCAGGCGACCCGCGCGCTGGCCGAATCGCACAACAGCAAGATCGTCGTCATCGGCGGCGGCAAGAACGGGATGCCGGTCATTCTGGGGGGGCTGGACGACGCCAAGACGGCCACGTCTTCCGACAAGACACCGGCCGACAAGACGCCGGCCGAGAAGACGCCTTCGGACAAGGCGCCTGCCGACAAGGCGTCTTCCGATTCCCAGGCCAAGCCGTCCACCAATTCGACGGACGGTGCTGCCAAATCCACGCCGGACGCGGACGGCACGGCGAAGCCATAG